The Cellulophaga sp. RHA19 genome includes the window GCTTATGAGTTGCAGAACAAAAAAGGACCAGCAAGAGGTTTGGTAGCTCATAATATAAAGGGAACAGATTATTTATTTGTAGGTAATAAAGGAGGCAATAGTGTAGAGGTTTATAGTATAGAAGATAATGGAAGCTTAAAAAGGGTATTTGTATTAAACGATACACCAGAAACTTATTTAGGTACAGTTATTACTCTTAAAGTTATTCCTATAAAAAACAATTTTTACCTTTTTGTAGGTGGACTAGAGAGCGCACCGGGTTTAAGCTGTTTTAAAATACATAAAAACGGAAAACTTAGTCATATACAATCGCTTGCAGATGATGATTTTATACATACAGACGGTATAATTGGTATGTATTCACATAAAATAAATGGCAAAATATTTCTTATTACAGGTGGTTTTCAAGACAATGGCATTAGTAGTTTTGAGGTTTTTAACAATGGCACTTTTAAAAATGTAAATAACATTGCAGACAATACAACCAACCGTTACTTAACAGGCGCATACCCTGTAAACGGAGTTACTTTAGGAGCTAACCATTATATTGTTGTAGGGCATAGACATCATAAATATTATAAAAGAGGTAATTTTATTAAAAAGAAAGATTTTGTTTTTCATGGTGATGGTGTAAGCGTTTTTAAGGTTAATGAGTCAGGAGAACTTATTCCTCATTCTGTTTTAGTTAATAATGCTACCACAAAATTAGCAGGACAAACACGTATTGAAATATTAAAAATTGACGAATCTGAAGCATTAGTTGCAATAGGTACGCGTGATGATAATAGCATACAATTATGTAAATTAAATGCTAATGGCACCTTAAAACCTTCTGGTGTATTAGATACTAGTTACCCTATTTATTATGGGTTAGCATCAATAAAAATTAATGAAAATTTCTTTTTTTTAGCAGGTTCCGTAGATCCTAAAGTAAAAAAGATGTTTGCTTATAAAGTAAGTTTTAAGTCTAAAAATGGCAAAAAACTTAGACATGTTGTAAATTTAAAATATAAAGATGCTGCTACACCAAAAGAGGTGAATAGGGCAGTAGAGAATTTTGTAGCGTTAAAAAATAAAATTCCTGAAATTTTAGATTTTGAATGGGGAATTAACAACAGTAAAGAAGGAAAAAGTAAAGGGTTTACCCATAGCTTTATGCTTACTTTTAAAGACGAAAAAGCGCTAGAGGTGTATTTGGTTCACAAAGAACATTTAGAACTTATAAAAAATATAGGTTCGTTAATAGATGATGTTTTTGTTATGGATTATTATACCACAGAATAAAACAGAATTTCTTGCTAATTTTAGAGTTAAATATAAATAATTGAAGATGAAAAAAACAGCATACATAACAGGTGGTTCTAAAGGAATAGGATTAGGAATAGCAGAAGCATTGCTAAAAGAAGGAGTTAATGTAGCTATTACAGCAAGAACGCAGAATGATTTAGATGAGGCAGAAAAACACTTAAAAACAATTGGGGATGCAGAGGTTTTAGTAATTAAATCTGATGTAAGAAACCTAGCAGATGAAGAAAATGCCATACAACAAGTTGTAGACAAGTGGGGACAATTAGATTATTGTATAGCTAACGCAGGCGTAGGAAGATTTTCTCCTGTTGATGAAATGAGTGCGGAGGATTGGAATGCCGTTATAGATATAAATGTAACAGGAGTTTTTAATACCATAAAGTCTGCAATACCTGCCCTTAAAAAGTCTAAAGGTTATATTATTACTATTGCAAGTTTGGCTGGTACTAATTATTTTGAAAAAGGAGCAGCTTATAACGCTAGTAAATTTGCTGTGGTAGGTTTTTCACAAGCTATTATGCTAGACTTAAGACCTTACGATATTAAAGTAACTACTATTATGCCAGGCTCTGTAGCCACTTATTTTAACGGACACACACCTACAGATGCAGATGCTTGGAAAATTCAGCCAGAAGATATAGGACAAATGGTGGTAGACTTAACGCAAATGAATCCAAGAACATTACCAAGTAAAGTAGAGGTAAGGCCAGCTGTACCGCCTTCTGCAAAAAAATAATTTTTATGTAAAAAACTTTTTTAAATTTAAACCCCGTAACTTAAACGGGGTTTTTCTTTTTAGCTATTTTTCTAGTTTAAATCTCGTTTTAATTTTTAGATTGCCACAATATGTTTTATACCATAGGATTTACCCTTTTAATAGCTTTTGCTATTTATGCATTTATAATTACTAGAAATAAAAAAGTAGAAAAATTCCCTTCTAATTGGCACACGTTGTTGGTTTCTAAAGTAGGGTTTTACAAAAAATTGTCATCAAGTGAACAACAAAGATTTCAAAAACGAATAATGCTATTTTTAAGCGAGGTGCATATAGAAAGTGTTGGCTTTAGTGTAGATGATATTGATAAAATTTTAATAGCCTCTAGTGCTGTAATTCCAGTATTTAATTTTACAGAGTGGCATTACAAGCATTTAAGTACAGTACTTATTTATCCAGAGCATTTTAATGAAGACCTAAGTTTTGCTAAAAAAGATAAAGACAGAAATATTGCAGGTATGGTGGGTAACGGACAGTTTAAAAACCAGATGCTTTTATCTAGAAAAGCACTGCACAATGGGTTTAAAAATAAGTCTCGTATTCACAATACAGGAATACATGAGTTTATACATTTAATAGATAAACAAGACGGTGTAATAGATGGTATACCAGAACGCTTGCTAAATGAGCCATATATTATTCCTTGGTTAAAAACCATACATAAAAAGATGGAGGATATAAATGATAACAAATCAGATATTAGAAATTATGGAGGTACAAATGAAGCCGAGTTTTTAGCAGTAGCTTCAGAATATTTTTTTGAAAAACCAGAAATAATGAAAAAAAAGCATCCAGATTTATACCAGATGCTTAAGTCTTGTTTTCAGGCAAAAGATTAATTTTCTTTTAAAAGTTTTGCATTCAACAAAACCTTTGTATAGTAAGTTATTATTTTAATGTTTGGTTTCTTTTTTAAGGCTACTAACCTGTGCTTGTTCTACTTTTTAATCGTCTTAAATAATAATAATTTTTGAGAATAGGACTTACAAAATGTAATAATAAGTTGCTTATGGTAACCATTTCTGTTCTTTCTCTGTAGCATCTAAAATATCTAACTTTAAAGTATTTTTAATATCTGTTGCCACTTTAAAAGCATTGTCTTTGTTTTTAGATTGATAAAAAGTAATGTGTTTATTTTTTGAATAAAATAAATTGATAATAAAAATTTGATTTGAAAATGACGCAGATGCACCAAGTGAATTTATACGTTGCGATTGTTTGCCTTTAAAAACAGATATATACTCAAACTCTGGATTTTTATGCCAATTGCCAAAATGAATTGAAAAAATAGACCAAATTTCTCTATAGGTATTGTTGCTTAAATTAATTTGTGAACCCGTTGTAGCACTTAAAAAAATACCCAGCGCACACATAAAAAAACCAAATAAAATGTTGTTAAATAGTACAACGTAAATAGAAAGTAAAATTAAAAAAGCACCAAAAATTCTTTTTAAGATAGAAACTGGCTTTATGTATGTAATAATGTTGTTCAAAATTTTAGCAGGTTTAGTTGTTTTGTAATGTTTTGGTTAATTGGCTTTAACTATTTCAAAATATAAATTAAAAGCATCATTAACCTCATATTCTAGTTTAATGTCTTTGTAAGCGTACTTTTTTGTTTTAAGGTTGTAGGTTACAAAATAGTTTTTTGTTAAAAATGTTAGTTCGCCATTAGAAATAAAAATATTAGATAGTATCTTCTCCTTAGGCTGACTAATTTTTAACTGCTTACCATCTGCCGCGTTTAGCATAAAAAATGCATTAGTATCAGCCTTTGTAAAACCATAAATATAGTTGTTGTATTTACTAAAGTACCTAACATCATCACCATCAATATTTAGACTGGTTTTCCATAGTAACTCTCCATTATCACTATTTAAAGCAATAGCATCTAAGGTATCATTATCTGTTTCAGATGCAAAATAATACGTTCCACCGTCTAGTATAGTGTTGCTGTCTATATTGGCATATGTATGTTCGGTTTGGTATTCCCAAGCTATAGACGCCATATCGTCAATATTTAAAGCATATACTTTATTATATTCGTTAGCTACGTAAGCTTTTTTATCATCAATCTGCATTAAAGAATACATAGGGGTATTACCAAAACCTCTTTGCCAAATTGCTTGTCCTGTTTGTGATTTAAAAGAGTACACATAAGGCGCGTTAGATATTACAAGGTTGTCTTTGTTTAAAACAGGCGTATAGTTATTGAAAGGAAACTGTAACTTGTAGTTCCATACTTTGTCTCCTGTATATTTGTTAAAAGCGTATAGTTGTTTGTTGTTAGATGCTAAAAAAATTAAATTTCCTTGTATTGGTAAATGCTGACCACTAATTACATACCTTTTATCTACGCCAGAGTGCATACCAATTTCTGTTTTCCAATACAGACTGCCATCATTTACATTAGCAGCAATAATTTCTTTTTGTGTGCTTGTAGCATATAAAATAGAGTTTTCAATTTTAAACTGATTCCTCATTTTATTATAAGAGCTATCTGTAAACTTAATATTCCATTTTTGGTCTAAACTTTCTAAATCATAAGACGTTATTTCTCCATCGTTTTTTAAAACAATAATAAGGTCATTTTCTACTTTTTCATTGCCTAAAATATCCTTGTTATTTGTTGTGCTTAGGATCTCTTTAATAGATGTAGCAATTTTGTCATTACTATACTGGTTTGTTTCGGGCTCATCACTGCCAAGGCTTATTGTTTGCCCTAATGCAAAAGCACTAATAAGCAGTGTACATATTGTTGTTAGTAAATATCTATTTTTCATTTTTATGTAAAATTTAATTCTGTATTGTAGTTATATAGGCTAAGTAATGTAATTTTTAAGAGTGATGAAATACTCAGTTTTTTTTCGCCCTGTATCAGTATATATTCGTGTCATAAAAAGTAAAAAGCCACAAGTTTATAAATAAACTTGTGGCTTTTTAAGTATATATTATTGGTTTTATTTTACATATTGTATCTCGTATTCGTCATTGTTACCGTCGTCATCTACATCTAAAGAGGTTATTTTAATTTTTAAAGAGCTACTAGTTAAGTCTAATATCTCAAATACATAAGTGTCATTTTGAATTAAACTTCCAGTTTGAGTGAAGTTTAGAGTTAACTCAGAATTACTAATGCTCCAAGTTCCTTTAGATGGTTCTGCATCAACACACTCTCCGTCTATTGGATCTAGTTCTACAGAAAAAAAGGATTCATCTGCTTTAAATTCAGTAGTTTCAATTGCTTGGCATTCATCAGTAAACGGGAGAATATCTCCATTTAAAAATTGTTTGTCAATTTCCCAAAGACCAATAATTTTTGTTGCATTATCTACTTCTGGATCTGATTTGGTTGTGTCATCATCGTTATTACAACTAATTGTAACTAAGCTAAAAACTAGTAAGGCAAATAAATAAGATGTTTTTTTCATAAGTAAGTTTAAATGTTGGTTTCAAACTTACAAATTAAAAAATAAAAACCTACAAATTAATGATTTCTTATTCCTTTGAAGAATCATATATTATCAACATAAGCAACAATCTCCTTTACAGTTTGTTTAGCAGTTTTTCCAACGCCATAAATAGTAGCAGAGGCAAAACCCGTCCAATTGCCATAGCCAACCAACCACAAGCCATTTATATCTGTAGCTTTAGTACCTGTTGTGTTTATTTTACTGTTTTGGGTAATTTGCAATGCAGACAAATGTTCTAAATTAGCTCTAAAGCCAGTACACCAAATAATTACATCTACAGGTTCTTTAGTGTTGCCTTCCCAGATAACACCATTTTCATAAAAGGATGTAAAAGGCCTATAATCTTTAAAAACCTCTCTTTTTAAGGCTTCTTGTACGCTTTTAATTTGTACAATATCACTTAATGACACTTTCTCTGTATAGCTTTTTGTGTCGTTATTAACATAGCTTTCTGTGGCCTGTTTAAACAAATAACGACCATCTATCTCCTTAGGTAAAAAATTAGGTTCTTTTAAGGTAACCCATTTTGTTTTAGCAACTTTAGATACTTCTGCTAAAATTTGAGCACCAGAGTTACCGCCGCCAACAACAATAACATTTTTATCTTTTAAATTACTAGCATTTTTATAATTTACAGAATGTATTAGTTCTCCTTTAAAAATGTCTGCTTTTGGATATGTTGGAATAAAAGGATTTTTAGCAGTACCCGTAGCACTTACTAATGTTTTACTATAAAAAACACCTTTGTTTGTAGTTATTTTATATAAATTATGTTCTTTAACAACCTGTTGCACATTTGTACTATAGTTTACAGGAAAATTGTATCTTTTTTTATAAGCAGTAATATACTTAATAAACTCATTTTTAGTAGGGTATTCTTCATCTGTATTAGGCATTTGCCAGCCAGATAAAGAACTGTATGCAGCAGGCGAAAATAGCTTTAAACTGTCCCAAGTTTTTAGCCAAGCACCACCAGCGGTATCTTGTTCGTCTAAAATAAGATACTCTAATTTTGTTCTTCTAAAAAAATAACCAACAGACAAACCTGCTTGTCCGCCACCAATAATAATACAGTCGTATATTTTATGTTCAGAGTTACTTTTCATTGCTACTAAATTTAGTAATTACAGACTAAAGTTACTCTTATTTTTTAAGCGGAAAAAGAACATAAATCATACTTAAGCAAAAAAGAAATTTAGATTATAAGCTTAGTATAATAAAGCATTTAGTTGCAAGTTACGCCCGGGTCAATAAAAATAGTGGTGTTATTATTACTTTTTAAGTCACATACACTTTGTGGTATAGTGCTAAGTTCATTTTTTTCTAAAAATAAATCTTCTAAATATCCAAGGTTTCCTATTTCAGCAGGTATACTAGTTAATTTATTTTCTTCTAAATTTAAATAAGTTAGTTGGGTTAGTTTCTCTATTTTTGTTGGAATACTAACTAGTTGATTACCTTTAAAAGACAATGTTTTAAGGTTAGTAAAAACTGTTATTTCATCAGGAACAGCATTTATGTTGTTATTATTAATAGCTAATGTAGTTAACTTAGAAAGTGTATTAATTCCTTTTGGAAAACTAGTTAAATTATTATTATCTAAACTTAGGGTAACTAGGTTTGTTAGTGTCCCAATTTCTTCAGGAAAGCTAGCTAAATCCATATTAATAATAGCCAAACTAGTTAAATTACTAAGTGTACCTATTTCAGTAGGAAAACTAATTAATTTACAGTGTAACGTTAGGTGTATTAAGTCTGTAAAGTTTTTTAAATCTATAGGAAAACTAGCTAAATTAATTAGATTAAGGTATAGCTTATTAAGCTTAGTTAAGTTATTAATTGTAGAAGGGATATTTACAATGTTATCACCACCTAAAGACAGTGTTGTTAAGTTGCTTAGAGTACCAATTTCTGTTGGTATTTCTTTTAATTCATTATCACTAATATTTAAACTCTCTAAGTTTTTTAAATTACCTATTTGTTTAGGAATAGCTTTTAGCTTGTTGTTTGCAATATTAAGGTCTTTAAGCTCTGTTAAGTTGTCTATTTTTTCTGGAAGATCTGTAATATTATTGCTAATAATATAAAGAGTAGTAAGGCTTGTTAAATTAATTATTTCTTCAGGTAAGTTAGATAATTGCCCCTTTACTAGCGCAAGTTTATTTAAGTTTTTAAGTCCCCCAAATGATGCTGGCAATGTTGCAATATTTTTGTTAATAATTGTAACCTCAGTTACATTACCATCAGTATGTTTAACGCCATACCAAGAATCCATTGTAGAGTCGCTTAAATCCCAGTATAAAGTATTGTCAGGATTTGCATTGTAAAACTCTAATAAAATTTCACGATCTGTAAGTTTTTTATCTTCAACAACTACTTCTACTTTATATTTCTGTTCTGTTTTATCTTCAGCGGTAACAGTATAGTAAACAGTATTGCTAAAATCTTGTTCTACTTTAGTTTTAGGGTTTATAGTAGAATTTGGAGCTATAGTTATTGTAGGTTTAAGCTTCGTAATATTAGTGTCAAAAGGAAAAGAAACCGAAATTATTTTTTTGTCTTGGTCTATTTTAGCTGCAATATTAGCCGTTAAATTAGAATTGTCTTCTGTTGTAAAAGTAAATTCTATAATCTCTTTTTTACTACTTAGCACTTTACTGTCATCATCTGTATTACAAGAGATAAACAAGGCTAAGATGCTTATTTTTAGTAGGCTTACATATGTTTTAATTTGACTATTCATAACGTGGTTTGTCTAATAAAATTTGGTTTCTTACTCTAATTGGTAGTGCAAAACTACAAAACACTAAATTAATTTGTAGTATAATGTATGTTAAGGAAAAGTCTAATTTGTATTTAATACTAAAAAATACAGTCCAAATAATAGAGTGGAGGTAGTTTGGTTTAGAAAAAGACATAAAAGAATAACTAGGTTAAAAAACAGTATTTTTAAGTATTACCTAAAATCTCATAGCTCAAAAATTAGTTATATTTGAGTTATAAAAAAAGATAGAACCAAGAGAGCTAGGTATTTCTAAAAATTTTGAAATAACTATTGAATTATTGATTCTTACAAACTCTATTTAACCATCAATTTGTTAATGATGAAATTATTTTCTGCCTTTTTATTTCTTGCTCTTCTGTTACCCAACAACATTATTTCTCAAAATACTATTAATTTAGATAGTACTAGTTCTTATTCTTTTTTAGATTCTATAACATTTAATAAAAGGATAGTGTTATTGGGAGAACAAACCCATGGAGACGGTGCAACTTTTGACGAAAAGGTTAAAATAGTGAAATATTTACACGAGAATCTTGGGTATAATATTTTAGTTTTAGAAAGCGGATTTTATGATAATTACAAAGCTTTTAAAAACTATGTTAATAGTAAAAATGGTGAGGCGTCTATTTTAGATAATGAAGTAGAAAATATTTGGTCTAAAACTGAGGCTATCCAGAATTTGTATAATTATATAGATGATAGGGCAAAACAAAAAGATACTATAAGACTGTTAGGGTTTGACAGTATGGAAGGCTCTATTTTTAATGATAACTTTATTCCAGATTTAAAAAATATATTTAAAAAACACAAAATATTACTTGATGAGCAACTTTTTAATAGTTTAGAAAAAGGCTTGGTTTTAAAAGATAATGAAAACGAAGTGGTAAATAAAAATGATTCTATAGAACTATATGATAAAATTAAATTAGTAGCCAATCATTTAAATGCTATTGAAAACCCTAGTTCTTATGAGAAAATGATACAACAGACTTTCATAAGTCAAGTGTCAGATGTTTCGTTTGAAATTAGAAAACGACAAAAACAAAAGATTTTTGTACAGAATCCTAGGGATGCGCAAATGGCCAATAACTTAATTTTTTTGTCGGAAATGTATCCTAATGAAAAAATGATATGTTGGGGAGCATCATACCATTTTGGAAAAAATATCAGCAAAGTTAAATTTACCAACTTAAGTGAACAGTATTTAGAAGCCCAAGACTCATTAAATGTTATAAATAGTGAATCTACAGATTATAAAAAGGGACAAGGATATAAACTTTTAGAAGGAGCTATACCTATGGGGCAAATTTTAAAAGCACATTTTAAAAATAATATGTACACTATAGCTTTCTCGTCTTATGATGGTAAATGGGGAGAAGTAGGCAATAAACCTTATCCTTTTTTAACTCCTCCAGAAAATAGTATAGAAAAAGAACTGGTAGATTTAAAATATAAAAATGCATTTTTAGAATTTAAAAATTTTGAAGGTAAAGAATACTATTGCTCTGCTTTAGGTAATTTGCCATTAAAGGCAAATTGGTCTGAAATTTTTGATGGACTTGTTTTTATAAAAACCTCTTATTCTGCTAATGCTAGAAAATATGAAGAACCTGTAAATTCAAAAAAAGTATCGTTTGTAAAAGGTAAGGTTTTAGATTTTGCAAATGATAAAGGCTTGCCAAATGCAGAGGTATCTTTACTAAATACAAATAAAATTGTTTTGTCTAATAAGGAAGGAATGTTTAAAATACATATTCCAAAGGAAGAGCTAAAAGGCAAAATAGTAGTCTCTGTTATGGGTTATGAAAACGACACAATAGAAATTTCTACTTTCTCTAAATTAAAAGAAAGACATATAAAACTTATAGAGAAAAATTACAATACTATTAGCTTGGATGAAGTTACAATTTTAGGCGAAGCTAAACAATTTACTGCAGAAGAGATTATTGATAAAGCACGTAAAAATCTCAAAATAAATTATTTTGAGAACCCGTTTAATCAACAGTTTTACTTCAGACGTTTACGTACTAAGAATAGTGAAGC containing:
- a CDS encoding zinc-dependent peptidase, whose product is MFYTIGFTLLIAFAIYAFIITRNKKVEKFPSNWHTLLVSKVGFYKKLSSSEQQRFQKRIMLFLSEVHIESVGFSVDDIDKILIASSAVIPVFNFTEWHYKHLSTVLIYPEHFNEDLSFAKKDKDRNIAGMVGNGQFKNQMLLSRKALHNGFKNKSRIHNTGIHEFIHLIDKQDGVIDGIPERLLNEPYIIPWLKTIHKKMEDINDNKSDIRNYGGTNEAEFLAVASEYFFEKPEIMKKKHPDLYQMLKSCFQAKD
- a CDS encoding outer membrane protein assembly factor BamB family protein — translated: MKNRYLLTTICTLLISAFALGQTISLGSDEPETNQYSNDKIATSIKEILSTTNNKDILGNEKVENDLIIVLKNDGEITSYDLESLDQKWNIKFTDSSYNKMRNQFKIENSILYATSTQKEIIAANVNDGSLYWKTEIGMHSGVDKRYVISGQHLPIQGNLIFLASNNKQLYAFNKYTGDKVWNYKLQFPFNNYTPVLNKDNLVISNAPYVYSFKSQTGQAIWQRGFGNTPMYSLMQIDDKKAYVANEYNKVYALNIDDMASIAWEYQTEHTYANIDSNTILDGGTYYFASETDNDTLDAIALNSDNGELLWKTSLNIDGDDVRYFSKYNNYIYGFTKADTNAFFMLNAADGKQLKISQPKEKILSNIFISNGELTFLTKNYFVTYNLKTKKYAYKDIKLEYEVNDAFNLYFEIVKAN
- a CDS encoding leucine-rich repeat domain-containing protein is translated as MNSQIKTYVSLLKISILALFISCNTDDDSKVLSSKKEIIEFTFTTEDNSNLTANIAAKIDQDKKIISVSFPFDTNITKLKPTITIAPNSTINPKTKVEQDFSNTVYYTVTAEDKTEQKYKVEVVVEDKKLTDREILLEFYNANPDNTLYWDLSDSTMDSWYGVKHTDGNVTEVTIINKNIATLPASFGGLKNLNKLALVKGQLSNLPEEIINLTSLTTLYIISNNITDLPEKIDNLTELKDLNIANNKLKAIPKQIGNLKNLESLNISDNELKEIPTEIGTLSNLTTLSLGGDNIVNIPSTINNLTKLNKLYLNLINLASFPIDLKNFTDLIHLTLHCKLISFPTEIGTLSNLTSLAIINMDLASFPEEIGTLTNLVTLSLDNNNLTSFPKGINTLSKLTTLAINNNNINAVPDEITVFTNLKTLSFKGNQLVSIPTKIEKLTQLTYLNLEENKLTSIPAEIGNLGYLEDLFLEKNELSTIPQSVCDLKSNNNTTIFIDPGVTCN
- a CDS encoding SDR family oxidoreductase, which encodes MKKTAYITGGSKGIGLGIAEALLKEGVNVAITARTQNDLDEAEKHLKTIGDAEVLVIKSDVRNLADEENAIQQVVDKWGQLDYCIANAGVGRFSPVDEMSAEDWNAVIDINVTGVFNTIKSAIPALKKSKGYIITIASLAGTNYFEKGAAYNASKFAVVGFSQAIMLDLRPYDIKVTTIMPGSVATYFNGHTPTDADAWKIQPEDIGQMVVDLTQMNPRTLPSKVEVRPAVPPSAKK
- a CDS encoding lipocalin family protein, whose translation is MKKTSYLFALLVFSLVTISCNNDDDTTKSDPEVDNATKIIGLWEIDKQFLNGDILPFTDECQAIETTEFKADESFFSVELDPIDGECVDAEPSKGTWSISNSELTLNFTQTGSLIQNDTYVFEILDLTSSSLKIKITSLDVDDDGNNDEYEIQYVK
- a CDS encoding ArsO family NAD(P)H-dependent flavin-containing monooxygenase, which gives rise to MKSNSEHKIYDCIIIGGGQAGLSVGYFFRRTKLEYLILDEQDTAGGAWLKTWDSLKLFSPAAYSSLSGWQMPNTDEEYPTKNEFIKYITAYKKRYNFPVNYSTNVQQVVKEHNLYKITTNKGVFYSKTLVSATGTAKNPFIPTYPKADIFKGELIHSVNYKNASNLKDKNVIVVGGGNSGAQILAEVSKVAKTKWVTLKEPNFLPKEIDGRYLFKQATESYVNNDTKSYTEKVSLSDIVQIKSVQEALKREVFKDYRPFTSFYENGVIWEGNTKEPVDVIIWCTGFRANLEHLSALQITQNSKINTTGTKATDINGLWLVGYGNWTGFASATIYGVGKTAKQTVKEIVAYVDNI
- a CDS encoding Dabb family protein; its protein translation is MNWIKSIFFIVFSCSCFLGYTQLTKSNYTVLQQTDFKTTKYNTVTATTYSKNGVNYVFSGGDGAFINVFKLNATGELIPVGAYELQNKKGPARGLVAHNIKGTDYLFVGNKGGNSVEVYSIEDNGSLKRVFVLNDTPETYLGTVITLKVIPIKNNFYLFVGGLESAPGLSCFKIHKNGKLSHIQSLADDDFIHTDGIIGMYSHKINGKIFLITGGFQDNGISSFEVFNNGTFKNVNNIADNTTNRYLTGAYPVNGVTLGANHYIVVGHRHHKYYKRGNFIKKKDFVFHGDGVSVFKVNESGELIPHSVLVNNATTKLAGQTRIEILKIDESEALVAIGTRDDNSIQLCKLNANGTLKPSGVLDTSYPIYYGLASIKINENFFFLAGSVDPKVKKMFAYKVSFKSKNGKKLRHVVNLKYKDAATPKEVNRAVENFVALKNKIPEILDFEWGINNSKEGKSKGFTHSFMLTFKDEKALEVYLVHKEHLELIKNIGSLIDDVFVMDYYTTE
- a CDS encoding erythromycin esterase family protein, which codes for MMKLFSAFLFLALLLPNNIISQNTINLDSTSSYSFLDSITFNKRIVLLGEQTHGDGATFDEKVKIVKYLHENLGYNILVLESGFYDNYKAFKNYVNSKNGEASILDNEVENIWSKTEAIQNLYNYIDDRAKQKDTIRLLGFDSMEGSIFNDNFIPDLKNIFKKHKILLDEQLFNSLEKGLVLKDNENEVVNKNDSIELYDKIKLVANHLNAIENPSSYEKMIQQTFISQVSDVSFEIRKRQKQKIFVQNPRDAQMANNLIFLSEMYPNEKMICWGASYHFGKNISKVKFTNLSEQYLEAQDSLNVINSESTDYKKGQGYKLLEGAIPMGQILKAHFKNNMYTIAFSSYDGKWGEVGNKPYPFLTPPENSIEKELVDLKYKNAFLEFKNFEGKEYYCSALGNLPLKANWSEIFDGLVFIKTSYSANARKYEEPVNSKKVSFVKGKVLDFANDKGLPNAEVSLLNTNKIVLSNKEGMFKIHIPKEELKGKIVVSVMGYENDTIEISTFSKLKERHIKLIEKNYNTISLDEVTILGEAKQFTAEEIIDKARKNLKINYFENPFNQQFYFRRLRTKNSEAIKGEEAIIETYNSKGMKVSNNPETKMFGFSKHQQPIGVEQITDSYWGKVNKMPFIFDRGVILSKANVLYRTSSFELLKKNIVNYAGTRAYKIGFNNKRPSSFSASSYGRVKSSSGNIYIDTESFAILKYENCVTQKPYDLETNLDKTVERSFNIIFTYKKTGNFYYIFHSHITDKITTTSKSDFNIAQNIYIESTDLLSTKINNLNVSRIKQPLYYMSKPKNGKTNKLFWNNNSFMLSEEKLELPQCN